From Triticum aestivum cultivar Chinese Spring chromosome 4A, IWGSC CS RefSeq v2.1, whole genome shotgun sequence, a single genomic window includes:
- the LOC123087956 gene encoding L-type lectin-domain containing receptor kinase SIT2: MPLQLFHLATLFLLLAATVCADDGRQFAYNGFAGRSLDLDGAAEVTPSGLLMLTNGTIQQKGHAFHPSPVPLRAARSFSTAFVFAIFGQYIDLSSPGMAFFVTTSKEVLATALPGQFLGLLNATNNTNPNAHIFAVELDTLLNSECRDMNSNHVGVDVDSMVSRASADAGYYDDATGRFQNLSLISRQAMQVWVDYDGAAAEITVTMAPLGVARPKTPLLRTAVNLSAVVQHQDTAYVGFSSATGILFARHFVVGWSFALDGPAPTLNISSLPALPPTGPKPRSRVLEIVLPIASATVVLAVGIAAYILVRRRLRYAEVREDWEVAFGPQPFSYKDLYQATKGFSETNLLGAGGFGSVYKGVLRKPDMDTEVAVKRVSHQSRQGMKEFVAEVASMRRLHHRNLVQLLGYCRRKGELLLVYDHMPNGSLDKYLHDPSPGKATLEWPQRLHIIRGVASGLSYLHEGWEQIVIHRDVKASNVLLDGEMNGRLGDFGLARLYDHGSDARTTHVVGTMGYLAPELGHTGKATPATDVFAFGAFLLEVTCGRRPIEEDEENNRVMLVDWVAEHWRQGCITKAADIRMPNSLGLDQVSLVLKLGLLCSHPLPNARPTIRQVMQYLDGDMPLPEFSPEYLGSTMLEQMYSAEFFNKNAMSYVSLGVISDLSGGR; encoded by the coding sequence ATGCCTCTCCAGCTCTTCCACTTGGCCACCCTGTTCCTTCTCCTCGCGGCCACCGTCTGTGCCGACGACGGTCGGCAGTTCGCCTACAATGGCTTTGCGGGCAGGAGCCTCGACCTCGACGGCGCGGCCGAGGTCACGCCCAGCGGCCTCCTCATGCTGACCAATGGCACTATCCAGCAGAAAGGCCACGCCTTCCACCCGTCCCCGGTGCCGCTCCGCGCCGCGCGCTCCTTCTCGACGGCCTTCGTCTTCGCCATCTTCGGGCAGTACATtgacctcagcagccccggcatggCCTTCTTCGTCACCACGTCCAAGGAGGTGCTCGCCACCGCGCTGCCGGGCCAGTTCCTCGGCCTCCTCAACGCCACCAACAACACCAACCCCAACGCCCACATCTTCGCCGTGGAGCTCGACACCCTCCTCAACTCCGAGTGCCGGGACATGAATAGCAACCACGTCGGCGTCGACGTCGACAGCATGGTGTCGCGAGCATCCGCCGACGCCGGCTACTACGACGACGCCACGGGCCGGTTCCAGAACCTGAGCCTGATCAGCAGGCAGGCGATGCAGGTCTGGGTGGACTACGATGGCGCGGCAGCCGAGATCACGGTGACCATGGCTCCCCTGGGCGTCGCCAGGCCCAAGACGCCCCTGCTGCGGACCGCCGTGAACCTCTCGGCCGTGGTGCAGCACCAGGACACGGCGTACGTCGGGTTCTCGTCGGCCACCGGAATCCTCTTTGCGCGCCACTTCGTCGTCGGTTGGAGCTTCGCGCTGGACGGGCCGGCGCCGACGCTGAACATCTCCTCCTTGCCCGCCCTGCCGCCCACCGGGCCCAAGCCACGGTCCAGGGTGCTGGAGATCGTGCTGCCCATAGCGTCGGCGACGGTGGTTCTGGCCGTCGGCATCGCCGCTTACATCTTAGTCCGACGGCGACTCAGGTACGCGGAGGTCCGGGAGGACTGGGAGGTCGCCTTCGGACCCCAGCCCTTCTCCTACAAGGACCTGTACCAGGCGACCAAGGGGTTCAGCGAGACCAACCTCCTCGGCGCGGGAGGCTTTGGAAGCGTCTACAAGGGCGTGCTCCGCAAGCCCGACATGGACACGGAGGTGGCCGTCAAGCGGGTGTCGCACCAGTCGAGGCAGGGGATGAAGGAGTTCGTCGCGGAGGTCGCGAGCATGCGCCGGCTGCACCACCGCAACCTCGTGCAGCTGCTCGGCTATTGCCGGCGAAAGGGGGAGCTTCTCTTGGTCTACGATCACATGCCAAATGGCAGCCTAGACAAATACCTCCATGATCCCAGCCCTGGCAAGGCTACATTGGAGTGGCCTCAGAGGTTGCACATCATCAGGGGAGTGGCTTCAGGGTTATCCTACCTCCATGAGGGTTGGGAGCAGATCGTCATCCATCGAGACGTCAAGGCAAGCAACGTGCTCTTGGATGGCGAGATGAACGGGCGGCTAGGGGATTTCGGCCTAGCAAGGCTCTACGACCATGGGTCCGATGCGCGGACCACACACGTGGTCGGCACCATGGGCTACCTAGCCCCTGAACTAGGACACACCGGCAAGGCAACCCCGGCTACCGATGTCTTCGCCTTCGGTGCGTTCCTCCTGGAGGTCACCTGTGGGCGGAGGCCGATCGAGGAAGACGAGGAAAACAACCGCGTCATGCTCGTGGACTGGGTTGCCGAACATTGGCGTCAGGGTTGCATCACTAAGGCGGCAGACATTAGGATGCCAAACAGCTTGGGTCTTGACCAGGTCTCTCTAGTCCTAAAACTCGGGCTTTTGTGCTCCCATCCTTTGCCCAACGCAAGGCCAACCATACGACAAGTCATGCAGTACCTCGATGGCGACATGCCCCTCCCGGAGTTTTCACCAGAGTACCTCGGCTCAACCATGCTGGAGCAGATGTACAGCGCGGAGTTTTTTAACAAGAATGCAATGTCATACGTGTCATTGGGTGTCATTTCCGATCTCTCCGGAGGAAGGTGA